A genomic stretch from bacterium includes:
- a CDS encoding peptidoglycan DD-metalloendopeptidase family protein — MKALKRTIRQLFSERKIIIISDSKVRNIPVNSRLQGLVALGVIGGLLWFSYSTGVYFGYQKTLDTKQEAILEMNQKNNELSAQNSLMYRDMMRLVKEGGAEGKPEYQSFLLDHYAGSEPAPKAEGSAVLERIGYLETRLTELQNYQQNFLSNLSQRAGVQIEDLRKIIEMTGLSVDTMAPAKKAMPHEREASAAGQSSDNPAPAIASDSDNQDYKNQGGPYIAAKPISYSTPNEDEVVKQVARLIQLNNLYDNLPLSFPVKEGRMTSGFGARRDPLTRRLAVHYGLDFAAPPNSLAYCTAPGKVVRAERDGAYGNLVIVDHGNGLSTRYAHLSRIDVKVGQQVSRGSAVGLQGSTGRSTGNHVHYEVRWNDKPMDPKNFIKAGIYARQKRQQTN, encoded by the coding sequence GTGAAGGCACTGAAACGCACCATCCGGCAGCTTTTTTCTGAGAGAAAGATCATCATCATCTCAGATTCGAAGGTGCGTAACATACCGGTGAACAGCCGTTTGCAGGGGCTTGTTGCGCTCGGTGTGATCGGTGGTCTGCTGTGGTTTTCCTATTCCACCGGGGTCTATTTCGGTTACCAGAAAACGCTCGATACCAAGCAGGAAGCCATTCTGGAAATGAACCAGAAGAATAATGAGCTTTCCGCGCAGAACAGCCTGATGTATCGCGACATGATGCGCCTCGTGAAAGAAGGCGGCGCCGAAGGCAAGCCCGAATATCAGAGCTTCCTGCTCGACCATTATGCTGGCAGCGAGCCCGCGCCCAAGGCCGAAGGCTCCGCCGTGCTGGAGCGCATCGGTTACCTGGAGACCCGTCTTACCGAACTGCAGAATTATCAGCAGAATTTCTTGAGCAACCTCAGCCAGCGCGCCGGGGTACAGATTGAAGACCTGCGCAAGATTATCGAGATGACCGGCCTTTCGGTGGACACCATGGCACCCGCCAAAAAAGCCATGCCGCATGAGCGCGAGGCCTCCGCCGCCGGCCAATCTTCAGATAATCCCGCTCCCGCCATCGCCAGCGATTCAGACAATCAGGATTACAAGAATCAGGGCGGCCCTTACATCGCCGCCAAGCCCATTTCCTACAGCACGCCGAACGAGGATGAGGTGGTCAAGCAGGTCGCCCGCCTGATTCAGCTGAACAACCTCTATGACAATCTTCCCCTTTCCTTCCCGGTGAAGGAAGGCCGCATGACCAGCGGCTTCGGCGCCCGCCGCGATCCGCTGACGCGCCGCCTGGCCGTGCATTATGGTCTGGATTTCGCCGCTCCTCCCAACTCGCTGGCCTATTGCACGGCGCCCGGTAAGGTGGTCCGTGCAGAGCGCGATGGCGCATACGGCAACCTGGTGATCGTGGATCATGGCAATGGCCTCAGCACGCGTTATGCCCACCTCAGCCGCATCGATGTCAAGGTCGGTCAGCAGGTGAGCCGCGGCAGCGCCGTCGGCCTTCAGGGCAGCACGGGCCGCTCCACCGGCAACCACGTGCATTACGAAGTGCGCTGGAACGACAAACCCATGGACCCCAAAAATTTCATCAAGGCAGGTATCTATGCTCGGCAAAAAAGACAGCAAACCAACTAA
- a CDS encoding methyltransferase domain-containing protein, translating to MKQAARYQALAELFDAVLSGQGVADRILGAYLRERGYIGSGDRRFITERFWQSLRQWQSLIWQAQQLGMPLTGRSLMLLNADISGFDGSAYSPEPLTETETSALAARPSLPLPPAHIAANLLEWNHQLLAAQYGDELPALLAAMDEEAPTTLRTNRLKTTREKLLDALSKAGIAARPGLYSPDGVILEKRMNISALKPFQDGWCEVQDEASQLIAMAADAKPGMKVIDLCAGAGGKTLAIAAAMQNKGEIIACDIDRTRLNELEKRARRAGVAIIRPHLLDETRPISGQLPEQSADLVLVDAPCSGSGTWRRAPDSRWRYEEQGLMHFTGLQTRLVSDAAPLVKPGGRLIYATCSIYRQENHDVVDEIAKNIQYLVGETLPETIAAVDKKNPKSISSRLQLTPHLHKTDGMFMASFRRT from the coding sequence ATGAAGCAGGCTGCCCGCTACCAGGCATTGGCCGAACTGTTCGATGCCGTATTAAGCGGGCAGGGCGTGGCGGACCGTATCCTTGGCGCTTACCTGCGTGAGCGCGGTTATATCGGCAGCGGCGACCGCCGCTTCATCACCGAGCGTTTCTGGCAATCCCTGCGTCAGTGGCAAAGCCTGATATGGCAGGCGCAGCAGCTCGGCATGCCGCTGACCGGCCGCAGCCTGATGCTGTTGAATGCCGATATATCCGGCTTCGACGGCAGTGCCTACAGCCCCGAACCATTGACCGAAACGGAAACTTCCGCGCTTGCCGCGCGGCCGTCCCTGCCCCTGCCGCCCGCCCACATCGCCGCCAACCTGCTGGAATGGAATCACCAGCTGCTGGCCGCTCAATATGGCGATGAACTTCCCGCCCTGCTGGCCGCCATGGATGAGGAAGCGCCCACCACCCTCCGCACCAACCGCCTCAAAACCACGCGCGAGAAACTGTTGGACGCCCTCTCCAAAGCAGGCATCGCTGCCCGGCCCGGCCTGTATTCCCCTGATGGTGTCATCTTGGAAAAGCGCATGAACATCAGCGCGCTCAAGCCTTTCCAGGATGGCTGGTGCGAAGTGCAGGACGAAGCCTCCCAGCTCATCGCCATGGCCGCCGATGCCAAACCCGGCATGAAGGTGATCGACCTCTGCGCGGGCGCGGGCGGCAAAACGCTCGCCATAGCCGCCGCCATGCAGAACAAGGGCGAGATCATCGCCTGCGACATCGACCGAACCCGCCTGAATGAACTGGAAAAACGGGCCAGACGGGCAGGGGTCGCCATCATCCGCCCCCATCTCCTCGACGAAACGCGCCCCATATCCGGTCAATTACCCGAACAATCGGCTGATCTGGTGCTGGTGGACGCGCCATGTTCCGGCTCCGGCACCTGGCGCCGCGCGCCGGACAGCCGCTGGCGCTATGAGGAACAGGGCCTGATGCATTTCACCGGCCTGCAAACCCGGCTTGTGTCCGATGCCGCCCCTCTGGTCAAACCCGGCGGCAGGCTGATATACGCGACCTGCTCCATCTACCGGCAGGAGAATCATGACGTTGTCGATGAAATTGCCAAAAACATACAATATCTTGTAGGGGAAACCTTACCTGAAACCATAGCGGCTGTGGATAAGAAAAATCCAAAATCCATCAGCTCTCGCTTGCAATTAACTCCCCACCTCCATAAAACAGATGGAATGTTTATGGCGTCATTTCGCCGCACATAA
- the guaB gene encoding IMP dehydrogenase: protein MAHIREALTFDDVLLVPAHSTLVPSEAKTTTRLTRDIALNIPVMSAAMDTVTESKLAIAMAQQGGIGVIHKNMTPEEQADEVRRVKKFESGMVVNPITIQPTATLADAYALMDAHGISGIPVVEKGGKLLGILTNRDVRFASNQKQPVAELMTKDNLVTVSEDVSQDEARRLLHQHRIEKIIVVDKAYRCVGLITVKDIEKSRLFPNAAKDAKGRLRVAAAVGTGEAGIARAKLLIEAEADAVVVDTAHGHSQGVLDTVKKLRAAYPKQAIIAGNIATAAAAEALVKAGADAVKVGIGPGSICTTRIVAGVGVPQLTAIMDVVTWCKAKNIPVIADGGIKYSGDLAKAIAAGADVVMIGSLFAGTEESPGEEILYQGRSYKAYRGMGSLGAMARGSADRYFQQDMKDSMKLVPEGVEGRVPFKGPLAGVVHQLVGGLKAAMGYTGNGSIQDMQAKSEFIRITNAGLRESHAHDITITQEAPNYRAAA, encoded by the coding sequence ATGGCTCATATCCGCGAAGCCCTGACGTTTGATGACGTCCTCCTTGTTCCTGCCCATTCCACCCTTGTGCCGTCCGAGGCCAAAACCACCACGCGCCTGACGCGCGACATTGCGCTCAACATCCCCGTCATGTCCGCCGCGATGGACACGGTGACGGAAAGCAAGCTCGCCATCGCCATGGCTCAGCAGGGCGGCATCGGCGTGATTCACAAAAACATGACGCCCGAGGAACAGGCCGACGAAGTCCGCCGGGTAAAGAAATTCGAATCCGGCATGGTGGTCAACCCCATCACCATCCAGCCCACCGCCACCCTGGCCGATGCCTACGCGCTGATGGATGCGCACGGCATTTCCGGCATCCCGGTGGTGGAAAAGGGCGGCAAGCTGCTCGGCATCCTCACCAACCGCGACGTGCGTTTCGCCAGCAACCAGAAGCAGCCGGTCGCCGAGTTGATGACCAAGGATAATCTCGTCACCGTCAGCGAGGATGTGAGCCAGGACGAAGCGCGTCGGCTGCTGCATCAGCACCGCATCGAAAAAATCATCGTGGTCGACAAAGCCTACCGCTGCGTGGGGCTTATCACCGTAAAGGACATTGAAAAATCCCGCCTCTTCCCCAATGCCGCCAAGGATGCCAAGGGCCGCCTGCGCGTGGCTGCCGCCGTCGGCACCGGTGAGGCTGGCATCGCCCGCGCCAAACTGCTTATTGAAGCCGAGGCCGACGCGGTCGTGGTGGATACCGCCCACGGCCATTCCCAGGGCGTGCTGGACACGGTGAAGAAGCTCCGCGCCGCTTATCCCAAACAGGCCATCATCGCAGGTAACATCGCCACCGCCGCCGCTGCTGAAGCCCTCGTGAAAGCGGGTGCGGACGCGGTCAAGGTCGGCATCGGGCCGGGCTCCATCTGCACCACGCGCATCGTCGCCGGTGTGGGTGTGCCGCAGCTCACCGCCATCATGGATGTGGTGACCTGGTGCAAAGCGAAGAACATTCCCGTCATCGCCGATGGCGGCATCAAATACAGCGGCGATCTCGCCAAGGCCATCGCCGCCGGGGCGGATGTGGTGATGATCGGCTCGCTCTTTGCGGGCACCGAGGAAAGCCCCGGCGAGGAGATCCTCTATCAGGGCCGTTCCTACAAAGCCTATCGCGGCATGGGCAGCCTGGGCGCCATGGCGCGAGGCTCGGCCGACCGCTACTTCCAGCAGGACATGAAAGACAGCATGAAACTCGTGCCCGAAGGCGTGGAAGGCCGCGTGCCCTTCAAAGGCCCGCTGGCAGGCGTGGTGCATCAGCTCGTCGGCGGCCTGAAAGCCGCCATGGGCTATACCGGCAACGGCAGCATCCAGGACATGCAGGCCAAAAGCGAGTTCATCCGCATTACCAACGCAGGCCTGCGCGAAAGCCACGCGCACGACATCACCATCACGCAGGAAGCGCCGAACTACCGCGCCGCCGCCTGA